The proteins below come from a single Triticum aestivum cultivar Chinese Spring chromosome 5D, IWGSC CS RefSeq v2.1, whole genome shotgun sequence genomic window:
- the LOC123121399 gene encoding heat shock factor-binding protein isoform X1, whose product MDSEPSSQNPTDMTAFVQNLLGQMQTRFESMSQNIVSKIDEMGTKIDELEQSVNDLKAEMGTTDIPVKKPDEAKPTDSA is encoded by the exons ATGGATTCAGAGCCCTCATCGCAGAACCCAACAGACATGACAGCATTT GTGCAAAACCTCCTCGGTCAGATG CAAACAAGGTTTGAGTCTATGTCCCAGAACATCGTCTCAAAGA TAGATGAAATGGGAACCAAGATCGACGAGCTGGAGCAGAGCGTCAACGATCTCAAAGCTGAGATGGGCACCACCGACATACCTGTCAAGAAGCCCGATGAGGCAAAGCCGACCGACTCCGCATAA